The Argopecten irradians isolate NY chromosome 4, Ai_NY, whole genome shotgun sequence genome has a window encoding:
- the LOC138322471 gene encoding perlucin-like, translating into MIYMYNEAKGRACYLIEVVFSYVGYIFMCTYLDKKISTVMPKNGLCFVFLALISATKVSGCHDGWISYRESCYFFSRDTDNWAMANFNCQLFHSELVSITDADENKFLQAELRRLHQFDPHKNTMCYFTSGTDMHVEGQWEWATTQQRFTFTDWYPGEPNNDDYGVIENCLCLYGHYDFHWNDQPCELQNHFICRTEE; encoded by the exons atgatctacatgtacaatgaagCTAAAGGAAGGGCATGCTATCTTATCGAAGTTGTATTCAGCTATGTTGGTTATATTTTCATGTGCACATATCTAGATAAGAAAATATCGACGGTCATGCCTAAGAACGGTTTGTGTTTCGTGTTTTTAGCATTAATATCAG CCACTAAAGTAAGTGGATGTCACGACGGCTGGATATCCTACAGAGAGTCATGCTACTTTTTCTCGAGAGATACTGACAACTGGGCCATGGCCAAC TTCAACTGTCAATTATTTCACAGTGAGCTAGTGTCTATTACTGATGCTGATGAAAATAAGTTTCTGCAAGCTGAACTCAGACGACTTCATCAATTCG acCCACACAAGAATACCATGTGCTACTTTACCAGTGGAACAGACATGCATGTAGAAGGCCAGTGGGAGTGGGCTACTACTCAACAGAGATTTACTTTCACTGACTGGTATCCTGGGGAGCCGAATAATGATGACTATGGCGTAATTGAAAACTGCCTTTGTTTGTACGGCCATTACGATTTCCATTGGAACGATCAACCATGTGAGCTCCAAAATCACTTCATTTGCCGGACGGAAGAGTGA
- the LOC138322472 gene encoding guanine deaminase-like: protein MFKDALHIPFAIKGIIIHSTQTSALVILRDCWIGVRSGKIVYLQQNDNRIIEELKKHDIEEDNIIYLQEPKFVVPGFIDTHIHASQYPNCGKCLDEGMLSWLQKYTIPTEAKFADVDFARTQYRKVVSRVVKNGTTTACYLATIFTDSTLELCDIIQSVGQRAVVGKVNMDQNSATYYIEDTVTSAQETERYINEFTRKEYTHIKPCITPRYAGNCSMELMEQLGQIARNHNLHIQTHLAETTEECDMVMNLFPGHNAYADIYSKAGLLTRKTVLAHGIHLTAEERRLIRLQQSGISHCPNSNIAIRSGLLDVRTCLDEKISVGLGTDISGGYSSSILNAMRAAICTSNTIAILKGPNYRQLDYREVFKMATIGGAEVLDMDDEIGNFEVGKEFDALVIDPAVEGGPFDVFRDDTIEDVFQKFVFLGDDRNISRVYVSGHNILRNLRSK from the exons ATGTTTAAGGATGCATTACATATACCGTTTGCTATCAAAGGAATCATTATCCATTCAACACAAACCTCAGCCTTAGTGATATTACGTGACTGCTGGATCGGTGTCAGGTCAGGAAAG atagtatatttacaacaaaatgaCAATCGAATCATTGAAGAATTGAAGAAGCATGATATTGAAGAAGATAATATCATTTATCTGCAAGAGCC AAAATTCGTGGTGCCTGGATTTATCGATACCCACATTCATGCATCACAGTATCCAAACTGCGGTAAATGTCTGGATGAAGGCATGCTTTCATGGCTTCAAAAGTACACCATTCCCACTGAAGCTAAATTTGCTGATGTCGACTTTGCAAGGACACAATACAGAAAAGTTGTT TCCCGGGTTGTCAAGAACGGAACAACAACAGCTTGTTACCTAGCAACAATTTTCACCGATTCTACGTTAGAACTGTGTGACATCATAC AAAGCGTAGGTCAGCGAGCAGTCGTCGGTAAGGTAAACATGGACCAGAACTCCGCTACCTATTATATAGAGGACACAGTTACATCAGCACAGGAAACCGAACG ATATATCAACGAGTTTACACGGAAAGAG TACACACATATAAAACCTTGCATCACACCACGGTATGCTGGCAATTGCTCGATGGAACTAATGGAACAACTAGGACAAATTGCCCGAAATCACAATCTtcatatacag ACCCATCTTGCGGAGACAACGGAAGAATGTGACATGGTTATGAACCTTTTTCCTGGTCACAACGCGTACGCTGACATATACAGCAAAGCCGGCCTGTTAACACGAAAG ACAGTCCTCGCCCATGGGATACATCTGACGGCTGAAGAACGCAGACTTATCCGACTACAACAATCCGGCATTTCCCATTGCCCTAATTCTAATATAGC AATACGTAGCGGTTTACTTGATGTAAGGACGTGCCTTGACGAGAAGATAAGTGTTGGCTTGGGCACTG ATATTTCTGGGGGCTACAGTTCTTCCATTTTAAATGCCATGAGGGCAGCCATCTGTACTTCCAATACCATCGCCATACTTAAGGGTCCAAACTACAGGCAACTCGACTACAGGGAAGTGTTTAAAATGGCTACAATAGGAGGAGCTGAAG TTTTAGACATGGATGATGAGATCGGTAATTTTGAGGTCGGGAAGGAATTTGATGCCCTCGTAATCGATCCTGCTGTTGAAGGAGGGCCTTTCGACGTGTTTCGGGATGATACAATAGAAGATGTTTTTCAGAAATTTGTTTTTCTAG GTGACGACCGAAACATTTCGAGAGTATATGTATCCGGACATAACATCTTACGAAATCTAAGAAGTAAATAA